A region of the Phaeodactylum tricornutum CCAP 1055/1 chromosome 1, whole genome shotgun sequence genome:
GTGAAGGGATGCACTGCTATCATAAGTTGTGTTGGATCGGTGCGTCCAACGAATCTGTGGACAGATATTTTGGAACGACCCATACTACGCCTACTGCGCAAGGATGTCAGTCGTTGGTGCAAGGATGCCCGACACCCGTACTACGTCAATTTCGCGAGCACGAGAAAGGCCCTAAACTACGCGGAGCGGGAACAGCTACGCAGGGAAGCCGCCTTGACCGTTAGTGATAGCGATGACACCCAAGCCTctacaaaagaaaaggagtCGGTACCACGCATTCGATTCATTCGGATTTCCGACTTATGCTTAGCGTCACAGCCTTGGAGTTTTGTCCCGCTAGTGACCAACACGATGCATTCAATGGTCTTTCGGTATCAAGACATGGCGGAGCGCTTATTGGAGGCCAGCTCATTGATAGAGACAGTTGTGCTACGACCTGGAGATTTGGTAGACGAAGATCGCGACGTCCAGACAACTTCCTTACAAGTCTGTCCCAGTGGTCGACTCCCATCACCATCGAGAGTGGGCCGAGATGACGTTGCTGCTTTGGCGGTGTCTGCAGCATTGTTCGATTCCAAAACCTCTTCCAAAGACGACAAAAGTTCTGAAGCAGGGGAGCATGAAATCGAGGAGCCCTTCCATTACACGTTGGCGGTGCGGTGGGCTGGCGAAGATCTTTCGCCTTTCCCGGCTCAGGGTCGATTGAAAGACGGAATGCCTGATGCCAACTTGTGCCTACAAGATGCGCTTCGGAAGCTGAGCAAAGACCGAGCGAAACCGAGTCTGCAGAGAACCAAACGGCGTGCAGCTTACCCAGAAACCGTTTTGAGATTCGCGACAACGTTGCAAGCTTCACGCCGGAGCAAACCCTATGGCGTCTGTGTAGCCGTACCACTCTATTTGATTTTGGCACTCTTTGCGCGTTCCCTATTTCACTCTGTGGCATCCTTCTTTCCGGGACAGCGATGGATACGGCCTGTATTTACTCCAGTGTGGGATTTCATCGCGATGAGCATTGCGGCGGTGATGGCTCGCGTTGGTGTGCTGTTCCAGGGCCGACTGCCAAGCTGGAAATGGGTCAGCTGGCGGGCCAACCCCAAATACATTTCGTTTTGAAAATACATCAATTTTTGCTACATTTCATCCTATCTCTATGGAATTTCTGGCGTGCTAATCTATTCGTAACGGAATTGTAGTGGTTGGCAAAAGTATGTGTCTACTCGAAAATATATACCGAGTCTACAAAGTCTCAGCGCTCGGGTTGCTTCAACGCCCGCCCATGGACTGCTGCATTTCTGCCATGCTTTGTTGCTGTGCCATTTGTGCTTCGTTGGCCTTTTGGAGTATTTCTCCCACTCGCTGTTGGGATTCCAGGTATTTGGCCACGCATCGATCGGTACAGGACATTTCTCCCAGAGAAAGATCAGGCTCGCGGTGCTTCCGCGACGCACATTTACTGAAGCATGAAGACgcaattttgttgaaaagatcctttgaaagcaaagacgGGATCGATACTGTCAGCCGTATAGTAATGGAAAGCGCTTCAATGGTGCGCCACACAATAGTGTGTGGAGGCGCCGTGCTTTACTCACAGTGTACATTTCCATTTCCGTCTTGGCCGCAAAAACTGGATCGGgaccttgttgctgttgctgaccGCCTCCAAAAAAGCTCATGGTGAAAACTTGTGAGATGAAAAGAAGGAGGAGGGGTAACCCAAGCTAACAAAGTCGCAGGTTCGAGTGAAGAGGACTACTCTCCAGAGAAATAATCACGTTTTGTCAATGTGAAGCAATACCCGACATGTTTTGCGTTTTCGGGGACCTGCCAATATTTGGAGACCACACCACCGTCTGTACATCGTAGTACCGAAAAACGTATTCAATGTGAAACCCGGATCTGAATACCTATTTGACTCGCGGAAGATTGAGTCCTCTATGACGTCATATTAAGTAGAATATGACTCTTGAATGACCTTGCGGTCACAAAACACATAGTTTCGTCGATTTTCGAGACTCCATTACTTTGTCCCCATCTCGTCCTCGAATTATGGAACAAAGGAAGGATACAAAAAGGTTACACCATCCATCTTCCCTGGCGCGGAACAAGAGCCTTGCTTCTCCTCGTTTCATGTCACGTAGATTACACTTGTCAAAGTAGCAAGGAAAGAACGACCGGGCCGATTGGTTGCAAAAAGAATACGCGGAAGCCGATCTCTCGTCGTTCGCCTTGAAAGAACGTCTCTTGGCAGTATGGGCCTGTTGGCTGAGCTAGACCGTCTGGTCGAGTCTGACTATCGAGTTGAGATCAATGCACTTGAAGCGGACAAAAAACTGGCTGAGATCGCTCTGGTAACAGGACTATCTGTGCGGGATTTGAACATCAAGAACGGGAAACCTGTATTTCGACCTCCGACGTCGAAACTCGAAGTATTGGCTTCCTGGAAGAAGCTCATGGCAGTGTTGAAGAAACACGAAGTCTTTCTGGAATACCTTAAGTCACTGCGGGAAGCATTTGTCCAGTTTTCAGCCATACAGTCCCTCGAGTTCCGCCATTTGAAAACGCTGATTTCGCTGTTATCACATACCGCCGAGAATTCACAACGCGACAACTCGACCGAATGCCGATTCGTCACGTTACTGGAGGTGCTCCTATCCTACGGCAACGGCTGGCAGCCATCCGAGCAAATCACAAGGTTCTGGGTGCGACTCATGCAACGGATACCCGCAGATGTTCCAAAGGTTAACTTTCGCCGCAAAGCTTACCGAGTCTTGGTATCCCTCTCTTGGGTACCCAGTTCGAAAGGACTGCTCGGTGCCTGCTCGTTCGAAGACAATCGACAAATACTCGACTCCGAAAAGGCCCCTGCTGCCGTCCGAGGCCATCTAAAGCGAATACGCAATACACCGTTGCCGCGTTACGACTGCGTCAATCAACTTTTGGATCGACTCAAAGATGAGACGGACGTTTGCGTTGCCATTCGATCCGAACTGGAAGGAACGGGCAAAACAACCTTGGCAGCACTTGTGGCATCACATCCTTCAATTTTGAGAGTTTTTCGGGTACTGTGGTTGCCGATGGATCAGCGTGATGTGACCTACACGGCGTACGCCAAACTCCTGAGCAATTTGTGCGATCAATTGGGCGTAGCGCCATCTTGGCCAGAGTACGTGACGCGATTCGAAGAGCCGGCACTACGTCAACTGCGCGAAAAAGAATATATGGAAGAAGCTCGGGCGCAAATGTCGGAAATTTTGCTAAATGTAGACGAAAACATTCTGCTGATTCTGGACGATGTACAAAATGCCAGCCAAATAAAGAATTTTCGCTTCAACGACCGACAGTCAATTATTGTTACGACGCCGGATCCCAACCTGGCTGGAGTAGATTGGACCGTAGAATTGGACCCAATGAGTGAGGAGGAAGCAATTGAGCTATTCTTAGCCGAAGCCGATCTCCCGCCTGCTCATATTTTAGGTTGCACCGACGAAATGAAGGCAATTGTTCGCAAATGCAACTGTCATCCGCTAACTGTCAGAACAACCGCGCGATGGTACCACTTGAAGCAGGTAACGGCAGGACTCCCAAAAGCTATGGAAGAGCTAGTGATTGATGTCAATAGAATCTCAATGCTGACATCGGTCGCGGCTTCTAAATATGTCGGAAACTATCAGATTCTGTTCGGCATTCTTAGCCAAATGCTATCGCCAGCACGGAACGATGGCCAAGGATCATCGTCATTGTTTATACTGTGCTTGGCAGCAATGGTGGTTGTCTTTCCAGATCGTGTCCCCTTGGATTCTGTTTTACTACTTTGGAACCAGCTGATGCAGAATAAGCCCCAGGCGGTTGCCGAACTAGGCCTTGAAGGCGAACCCCTACCGATTGAGATCCAGAAACATGCATGGCTGATTGCCGAAGGGCTAACCCATTTGGGAATTGTATCCGTAATCGACTACCAAAATACAGCCTGGGTGGAGGCTCATCACAACTTATACTCACGACTTGCCGTGCACCTGGCCGAAGAAATGAACTTCGGAGTCTCAGAAGCGTTCGAGGACATAGCTGAAGAGTGGAACCGCGCATTTGTGACATCGTATTTTGTGCACCGGATCCAGAGCGGCGATCCAACAGACGATGATAGTATGGCTTACGCAATTGATAAGCTCCCAGATCACATGTTTCGAGCAAAACTGTTCACGGTTGGTGAAACTATTCTTGTGGACGAAAACTTCTTCCACGCCAGAATCGATGCTTTAGGTTGGGACGAGGCAATTGAAATTCACGTGAAAGATTGTGTCAGATTGCAACGAGCCATCGAAGCAGATGATGAGACTGGGTCAGCAGTGATCATCGCATCGCCCGTTTTCGCCAGATTGTCAGCATTGGTGGAGGCTACAGCCATGGGAGATCAAAGTCCCAACAACAGTACGATTATAGACGTATCAAGTGCCCTATTTCAAGTTGCCTTCGCTCTGGCAGAAACGGGTTTTTTTGAAGAGGCTTTAATGCAGTTCGACAGAGCTCAAAGACTGCTACCCCATTCACAACCACTTTGTGCCAGCATCCTGTACGGAGCTAGTTGGACACTTCTCGCCAGTGGGGAAATTGAGCAAGCTTCAAAGAAAATCAAAGCTTGCAGGAAAGCTATGAACGATTGCCCTGGCATTCATGTGCTTTTTACCGAAACGCTTCAGTTAATGGCAGACATTTGGGTTGCGGACTGCGAGTACAAACCAGCACTTGAATGTCTCGACGAACTGATCGAGGTGTTGATGGGGAGTTTGCCACGAAGCCGGATTGAACTGGGGACAGCTCTGTACAAGAAAGGACGTCTGCTTTTCTCGATGGGTGACCTGGAGCTAGCAAGGGCTACTCTTCATGACAGCTTGAATTGGAAAGTAGAGATTGGCGAGTTCAGCAAGAATCGAGCCGCCGCATACAGTACTTTAGGGGATTTGTTGATGGAAACACGCCAACTGACGGTTGCAAAGGAAATGTTCGAGAATGCAATTGTCACTTTCGATGCGCTCGAAACGTCCTCGGATTCGCTTGATCGCTTACTTGTCACTGGAAAATTACGCTTTCTCCAAGGCAATACTCAGGGAGGTTTAAAATTTCTCAAGGATGCCCATAAATCGATTCAGAAGCTCCCTATCCTATTAATGGACCAGTCAGCGTATTACCTGCGATCCATTGCTCGTGTATATCAAGACAGTGGAGAAACTGCCGAGGCTATTGGAATTCTGTATGAAAGTTTGTCACTGACAGACAGTCGGCCTTTGTCCATCGAGCGTTCCGCCGCACTTTTTGATCTTGGCAACTGTTCGCTCGACCAAGAGAAGACGAGCGAAGGTCTGACATACCTTGAGGAATCCTTGAAGATTCGCGTCTTGAAGCTGGGCGAGTGTGTACAAGTCCTTGACACGCTGAAATTGATTGGTAGTGTGTATATGTCTCTTGATGACTATGATCAATCTTTAAAGATATTCAGAAAAGTTCACGAAGTCTGCGAGAGAATTGCAGGAAGCGAGATCGAAAGGATTGCGGGCGCGCTGTACTCTATTGGTGAAGTATACGATTGTTTAGGACTTTTTGACCTTGCGATGGACAACTTCACCGAATGCAAGCTCGTGCTTGAACGTGGTCGTGAAAAGGATCATCCAGATATTGCGAAGGCCCTTCACAGGCTTGGAGACTTGGTTGCGTCTCAAAATAATCTTGATAAAGCAGAGGACTACTTTTCGGAGGCTTTGAGGATTCGGAGGATGAATTTCGATGACGTATTGTTAGCGGAATCGCAATACAGTATGGGGGTTATACTGCGCAAATTGGGTCGCTTGGAAGAATCAGAGGGATTTCTGGTCGACGCGCTCGAGACCAGAAACAAATTAGAATGCAACAGGGAAACTGGCCAGACTTTGCTAGAGATCGGAAACCTGTATCGCCTACAAGGGGAACCTGCCAATGCCGTAAGCCTTTACGAGAAAGGAAAGGAAGTGCTGGGCAACGAAAGCGATCTTCTCGGCAGTGTCTACCTCGCTTCAGGCCACGCAATGGTTTCTCTGGAACGTGATGAAGAGGCTTTGCTTTGCTATTTGAAAGCACGCGAAATACGGCTCGGGGCCTATGGAAAGGATAGCGCCAAGTACGGCAACGCGTGTCGAAGCCTCGGTTACATAAACTATCTCTTGAGAAACGTCGACGAAGCGATTGTTTGCCTCAATGAGTTTGTTCGAATTTATGAAGCCTGTGCCGAGGACGAACGCGAAGACTCGAGCGAGAACTTCGACTATGCTTTGGGAATTGTCTTACTCGGCGACCTAAACATTGCCAGAGGGAAGCCAGATCAAGCACGTAAACTTTGGATTGTCGCAAAAGAAATctacgaagaagatgaaggaCTTACGACGCAACTTCCTGCTTTGGTTGACATGGTTCAACGTCGcttgaaaggaaaagaatTGACACCATCATCACCGGGAAAAGGCTTGCTGTCGAGATTCCATGGGGCTGTACGgctttcggaagaatccACTTTGAAGAGCACACTCGAGTTGGACCCCAAGGAAGTTGGCATTCTTCGGAACATAGCTTTTATCGATGACTAAATAATGTTTCAAATTGCTACTGAGAGAAGGGGTTGATATTGTACACCTACATTTATCTTGACCAAAGTGCCGGTACTTGAGTTGCAAAGGGAGTACAGATTAGCCGATGAGGTAATGCGCGATGGTGTAGGTGAGGATTGCAAGAATACCGCTCGTTTGCTGTATCGCTCGATTTTGGTCTAAACGTACCTGACACGCATCGCATCTGAGGTGATGGATGGCCAGTGCTGAAGCGAGCGAGCTGTTCTTACACTTGCATTGTATCCCTGTAAGGACAATGTCTTAAATACCGACTGACAGCTAACGGCGACAGCTCTTCCAGGCAGAGGTGCTTAGACTGTATCAAAGGGAAGAAGGCGAAGCCACAAAGCATTCTTACATTGAGCAAATGAAGCGGAGCCCCACATTATACAATTCATAGTCATGACACCATGTATATCAGGCCAGCTGTACAAATGAATCTATCAGTCTTCGTGTGTTCGCAAGAGTATTTACAGTAAGTAGTGACCGAAAGAATAAAAGCATAGCCACTTTGTTTAGTAGTTTGATAGCTTATGGTTTACCAGTTGTATAGCCGAATTGGTCAAAATTGCGTCACCCTGGgtgtttgactgtgagttagGCAACAGTAAATCTATTTGTCGGTTGATCCTTCCTCGTTTACGATCAAGGCTATTTCGCTGCCCGTTATGCGTCACAAGTCCAATGAAAACACtccttcgtcctcttctaactgtaagctctCCATCTCTGCCGGCGAAGACTGCAGTGCTTCTAACGGCTCGGTCGATGCTTCATATCCGGTGATAGACCATTCGTCCGCCGGATCAGCCACTGTAGGGGATATAGCTGTGCTATCCCAACACAAAGTATTCGGGCGTGAACACTGTTGCCAGTGCAGATGAAAGGGCAATTGTTCTGGAGGAGTTGGAGCCGGAATGACTGCCAGATCCGACATTCTCGTTCGTATAATACTCGCAATACTGTCATTGTGCGGAGCCTCTACATTCGGCGAGGGGGGATATTGTGATGACTGACGCACTTTGATGCCGTTCACTAATCGATAGAACATGGCCGCGTCACGATGTTCcgcttcttcttgctccaAGGCAAGCTGGAGTTCGGATTGAGTCCTCGATACGTAAGAAGACGGTAGCGGGATGCGGAGGGAACGATGGGGCCTTGCTTCCGGCATCGAATGCTGTGACCGCGAGTCGTTGGGAGTTGTCTCGATGGCAGCAGGAAGTCGCACCACGCTTCGCGGAACACCGCCAGCTTCTTTCGATGGTTCCAAATCAAACATTCGATCAAAAATCATTTTGGGAGGAGGTGCAATACGGCGGTAATCAGAACAATGGTTGGACCTTTTTTCATGGCGATCGAAGGGCCTCGAGCCGATTTCACGGCGTTTGCCACGACCTGAGTCAACTGGTCTCTGCCAATGAAACACTCTCCCGGCATGGATGACTCGGCTTGCTTACTGAGTTGCCAATCAAACTGTGAGCTTCAGTCGTTGCTTTAAATCGTTTGACACCGCCATGTCAAAGAACAACCAAATGCCAGCCTACGGCAAgtgttgatgttgttgaagCAGATCATTTTCATTGCACTTAACATATGAGGTCATAGCTTCTGCCGACTTCTATGAAAGGCAAATTTTACTTATAAAGGAAATCTATGAAGCATGCGAATAATTATCGCCTTGTCAGTCCCGGAATATGGCAAAACGTGGTTGTGTTCAGTATGCGACATTCAAGAAAAGCGGAACGTCGGCTAAAGAGATTCTCTGAGATTCAGAATACATTAACCGTAACTGTAACTGTTCATCAAACGTCGCCCGGActttggttgactgtgacagtggTTTTTCTTGTCTCGTGGAGTCGCACACCTTTGAAAGTAAACCCAGCCCTCCGAACAAGAGAAGCTGCGACACAAACTTGGTAACTTATAAATTGTACAACAGCATTTTTGCTAGTTAGTATGTGCGTCTAGACTATGTCAGTGTCTCAGATGTTCAACATCCCCTCGGAATTGTTGACGCCCCACCAGATCTGTAAAGCTGCTCGAATGCCTGCACGGACTGGCAAGCGACACCGTCGATTCTCTAGTCCACCAGTGGAGACAACTACACGACCACGTGATCCATCAAAAGATACACCATTTCGAATTTTGTGACGCGGCTTGGTGTTCGAAACATCGCTGTCGACATAAAGAGCGACGCCGCCACGGTAATCCTCTCCGGCTCCCTCGGACAAGAACACTGACGTATGAATTGCAAAACGAGGATCGGCTTCGGAATCCGCCAGCAAATTGCACGTTTCCCGCTTTGGCTCAATCCGAAAGGGCCATGGTAGCGAATACTGGG
Encoded here:
- a CDS encoding predicted protein produces the protein MRRILKLPTPKQAAIFFLLVAAFLDPAIYAAQGLTADSAILLTSSTSSLRFHSSLPPRQKRTDRPARVHRSYGDRFRDDDDVQGDRLVPNDEISRRLSTDRPTLSRTEVVGPPIVPSKPKIVVLGASGKVGRLVVQQLLESNVDMTVVAFVRDYDKACRVLYDDILVAKRSKTRPGGKGESRGPNLQIVEADLVPPEELPGYEDEEETSWRKRAKSAASFYRNSMENYDDRDQISEGVQVNEALQEAVKGCTAIISCVGSVRPTNLWTDILERPILRLLRKDVSRWCKDARHPYYVNFASTRKALNYAEREQLRREAALTVSDSDDTQASTKEKESVPRIRFIRISDLCLASQPWSFVPLVTNTMHSMVFRYQDMAERLLEASSLIETVVLRPGDLVDEDRDVQTTSLQVCPSGRLPSPSRVGRDDVAALAVSAALFDSKTSSKDDKSSEAGEHEIEEPFHYTLAVRWAGEDLSPFPAQGRLKDGMPDANLCLQDALRKLSKDRAKPSLQRTKRRAAYPETVLRFATTLQASRRSKPYGVCVAVPLYLILALFARSLFHSVASFFPGQRWIRPVFTPVWDFIAMSIAAVMARVGVLFQGRLPSWKWVSWRANPKYISF
- a CDS encoding predicted protein, translated to MSFFGGGQQQQQGPDPVFAAKTEMEMYTDLFNKIASSCFSKCASRKHREPDLSLGEMSCTDRCVAKYLESQQRVGEILQKANEA
- a CDS encoding predicted protein, with translation MGLLAELDRLVESDYRVEINALEADKKLAEIALVTGLSVRDLNIKNGKPVFRPPTSKLEVLASWKKLMAVLKKHEVFLEYLKSLREAFVQFSAIQSLEFRHLKTLISLLSHTAENSQRDNSTECRFVTLLEVLLSYGNGWQPSEQITRFWVRLMQRIPADVPKVNFRRKAYRVLVSLSWVPSSKGLLGACSFEDNRQILDSEKAPAAVRGHLKRIRNTPLPRYDCVNQLLDRLKDETDVCVAIRSELEGTGKTTLAALVASHPSILRVFRVLWLPMDQRDVTYTAYAKLLSNLCDQLGVAPSWPEYVTRFEEPALRQLREKEYMEEARAQMSEILLNVDENILLILDDVQNASQIKNFRFNDRQSIIVTTPDPNLAGVDWTVELDPMSEEEAIELFLAEADLPPAHILGCTDEMKAIVRKCNCHPLTVRTTARWYHLKQVTAGLPKAMEELVIDVNRISMLTSVAASKYVGNYQILFGILSQMLSPARNDGQGSSSLFILCLAAMVVVFPDRVPLDSVLLLWNQLMQNKPQAVAELGLEGEPLPIEIQKHAWLIAEGLTHLGIVSVIDYQNTAWVEAHHNLYSRLAVHLAEEMNFGVSEAFEDIAEEWNRAFVTSYFVHRIQSGDPTDDDSMAYAIDKLPDHMFRAKLFTVGETILVDENFFHARIDALGWDEAIEIHVKDCVRLQRAIEADDETGSAVIIASPVFARLSALVEATAMGDQSPNNSTIIDVSSALFQVAFALAETGFFEEALMQFDRAQRLLPHSQPLCASILYGASWTLLASGEIEQASKKIKACRKAMNDCPGIHVLFTETLQLMADIWVADCEYKPALECLDELIEVLMGSLPRSRIELGTALYKKGRLLFSMGDLELARATLHDSLNWKVEIGEFSKNRAAAYSTLGDLLMETRQLTVAKEMFENAIVTFDALETSSDSLDRLLVTGKLRFLQGNTQGGLKFLKDAHKSIQKLPILLMDQSAYYLRSIARVYQDSGETAEAIGILYESLSLTDSRPLSIERSAALFDLGNCSLDQEKTSEGLTYLEESLKIRVLKLGECVQVLDTLKLIGSVYMSLDDYDQSLKIFRKVHEVCERIAGSEIERIAGALYSIGEVYDCLGLFDLAMDNFTECKLVLERGREKDHPDIAKALHRLGDLVASQNNLDKAEDYFSEALRIRRMNFDDVLLAESQYSMGVILRKLGRLEESEGFLVDALETRNKLECNRETGQTLLEIGNLYRLQGEPANAVSLYEKGKEVLGNESDLLGSVYLASGHAMVSLERDEEALLCYLKAREIRLGAYGKDSAKYGNACRSLGYINYLLRNVDEAIVCLNEFVRIYEACAEDEREDSSENFDYALGIVLLGDLNIARGKPDQARKLWIVAKEIYEEDEGLTTQLPALVDMVQRRLKGKELTPSSPGKGLLSRFHGAVRLSEESTLKSTLELDPKEVGILRNIAFIDD
- a CDS encoding predicted protein, with protein sequence MIFDRMFDLEPSKEAGGVPRSVVRLPAAIETTPNDSRSQHSMPEARPHRSLRIPLPSSYVSRTQSELQLALEQEEAEHRDAAMFYRLVNGIKVRQSSQYPPSPNVEAPHNDSIASIIRTRMSDLAVIPAPTPPEQLPFHLHWQQCSRPNTLCWDSTAISPTVADPADEWSITGYEASTEPLEALQSSPAEMESLQLEEDEGVFSLDL